A region of Mauremys mutica isolate MM-2020 ecotype Southern chromosome 2, ASM2049712v1, whole genome shotgun sequence DNA encodes the following proteins:
- the LOC123363252 gene encoding paraneoplastic antigen Ma1 homolog has product MERGLLEDLCRGARIPVTKAVLVAGFPEEMEPNEIEESLDAAEILGRVKVHTRIYNRKVKGMVALCTHSKEADLDKVPKEVKVEGIPWTILGAEQSPPSVPESLEVDSLAQKLQALMVDEKRTREELILALGGDPTPAAPSLVGWAKELGNALKDALKPVHENSPYKRLRSFSGVSPVPSGEDDYETWRDFTVPLVQEWECSDAEKRKRVLESLRGPAMRIIRALKDSQPAATVQDYLTALESVYGATDSSEDLYYRFRHTYQEPHERLSDFIRRLEDLLQQVVRKEGIPTKRIDFARLDQILRGTRQDGLMLWKLQLRERAQDLPPFHKLIREIREEEERLLQADAVLQPKTAGSHTTTVLGEMEDAPSVAAALRDLTREVAMMKAQGHTVPSSREESSRRGDSQREGFCYNCGRDGHYAFDCQNKTDHARRLPTWADRPPGYSTCSYRRTIV; this is encoded by the exons TAGATGCAGCTGAAATACTGGGGAGGGTAAAGGTCCACACCCGTATTTACAACCGCAAAGTGAAGGGCATGGTAGCACTATGTACTCACTCCAAGGAAGCAGATCTTGACAAAGTGCCCAAAGAGGTGAAAGTAGAAGGTATCCCCTGGACAATTCTCGGGGCAGAGCAGTCCCCTCCTAGTGTGCCTGAGTCACTTGAGGTGGATTCTTTAGCACAGAAATTGCAAGCTCTGATGGTAGATGAGAAGCGGACAAGAGAAGAATTAATTTTAGCATTAGGAGGGGATCCAacacctgcagcacccagcctggtGGGATGGGCCAAAGAGCTGGGAAATGCTCTCAAAGATGCATTGAAGCCGGTACATGAAAATTCTCCATACAAGCGGTTACGTTCATTCTCGGGGGTGTCACCTGTACCATCAGGGGAGGATGATTATGAAACCTGGAGGGATTTTACGGTGCCACTTGTCCAAGAGTGGGAATGCTCTGATGCTGAGAAGCGGAAACGGGTGCTTGAGAGTCTGAGGGGACCTGCCATGCGAATTATCCGAGCCCTGAAAGACTCACAACCAGCCGCCACAGTGCAAGACTATTTAACCGCTCTTGAGAGTGTCTACGGTGCTACTGATAGCAGTGAAGACCTGTATTATCGGTTTCGCCATACCTATCAGGAGCCCCACGAACGATTGTCTGATTTCATCAGGAGACTAGAGGATTTGCTACAGCAGGTAGTGCGGAAGGAGGGTATCCCCACCAAGCGCATTGATTTCGCTAGATTGGACCAAATCCTCCGGGGCACCCGACAAGATGGGTTGATGTTGTGGAAACTGCAGCTGAGGGAGCGGGCCCAAGACCTACCCCCATTCCACAAGCTCATTCGAGAGATACGTGAGGAGGAGGAGCGATTGTTGCAAGCGGATGCAGTGTTGCAGCCGAAGACGGCAGGGAGTCACACCACCACAGTGCTTGGAGAGATGGAAGATGCCCCATCAgtggcagcagcactgagagATTTGACCCGAGAAGTGGCCATGATGAAAGCTCAGGGACATACTGTGCCATCCTCAAGAGAGGAGAGTAGCAGGAGGGGTGATAGCCAGCGTGAAGGTTTCTGTTATAACTGTGGAAGAGATGGTCACTATGCCTTCGACTGTCAAAACAAGACAGATCATGCAAGG AGGCTACCCACATGGGCTGATAGGCCCCCAGGCTATAGTACCTGTTCGTATAGAAGGACGATTGTGTGA